One Megalopta genalis isolate 19385.01 chromosome 5, iyMegGena1_principal, whole genome shotgun sequence DNA window includes the following coding sequences:
- the LOC117223955 gene encoding very long chain fatty acid elongase 1 produces the protein MGIAEIYDFYWNQNVDPRNIVLPLMASPILIPTILASYLYFVLKCGPRYMKDKKPYDLKTFVKYYNIFQIVSNALIVQQFLSAGVLTEFSVICTLPNYTFDPKHVKIAYTFWWTLLLKLIDLIETGVFVLRKKDRQISFLHIYHHISTVIVVWTFGRYVPVAMASFAIIVNCIIHVIMYTYYYFSTMGDKAPKILKKIKPLITIMQMAQFVLLISQNIMSFLPSCPVARLPGIVSISNLVINFKLFYDFYQETYKKTNQKSM, from the exons ATGGGAATCGCAGAGATTTACGACTTTTATTGGAACCAAAATGTTG ATCCGAGGAACATCGTTTTGCCGTTAATGGCATCGCCCATTCTCATCCCGACTATCCTCGCCTCGTATCTATACTTCGTCTTGAAATGCGGGCCGAGGTACATGAAAGACAAAAAGCCGTACGATCTGAAGACTTTCGTGAAATACTACAACATTTTCCAAATAGTCAGCAATGCCTTGATAGTGCAACAATTTTTATCAGCAGGAGTACTGACAGAATTCTCAGTGATCTGCACGTTACCGAATTATACGTTTGATCCCAAGCATGTAAAG ATTGCCTACACGTTCTGGTGGACGCTACTTCTGAAGCTTATCGACTTGATCGAAACAGGCGTATTCGTGCTGAGGAAAAAGGACAGGCAGATTTCATTTCTACACATATACCACCACATATCGACGGTGATAGTTGTTTGGACTTTCGGGAGATACGTTCCAGTGGCAATGGCCTCTTTCGCGATCATAGTGAACTGCATTATTCACGTGATCATGTACACCTATTACTACTTCAGCACAATGGGAGACAAAGCGCCGAAAATTCTGAAGAAGATAAAGCCACTAATCACGATAATGCAAATG GCACAGTTCGTACTTCTCATAAGTCAAAACATCATGTCATTCCTGCCATCCTGCCCAGTAGCGAGGTTACCGGGCATCGTTTCAATAAGTAATCTTGTGATCAACTTCAAGCTGTTCTACGACTTCTACCAGGAAACTTACAAGAAAACTAATCAAAAGTCGATGTAG
- the LOC117222472 gene encoding very long chain fatty acid elongase 4-like: MEIVELYRYYWYEHVDQRTMNLPLVTSPIIIPSTLLAYLVIVLKLGPKYMKNREPYSLKTFIRYYNVFQVFINAYIIMQLFSAGLFSEPTRFCYLPDYSFDPNPIKIVHMFWLTMLVKLIDLAETVTFVLRKKYNQVSFLHLYHHITTLLLAWMFTKYYPMKLCAFPVALNCAVHVFMYTYYFFSSFGDRTPKILNSIKPLITIMQMVQFVYMITHALVPLVRDCNVSSIPSIVQITNISINFALFYNFYRKTYKTPKKKAN; the protein is encoded by the exons ATGGAAATCGTGGAGCTTTACCGCTACTATTGGTACGAGCATGTTG ATCAGAGGACCATGAATCTGCCGTTGGTAACATCGCCCATAATCATTCCTTCGACTCTGTTGGCGTATCTAGTCATTGTTCTAAAATTGGGACCAAAGTACATGAAGAACAGGGAGCCGTATAGCTTGAAAACTTTCATCAGATACTACAACGTCTTCCAAGTTTTCATCAACGCGTACATAATTATGCAGTTGTTTAGCGCTGGTTTATTTTCCGAACCAACGAGATTCTGCTATTTACCGGACTATTCATTCGACCCTAATCCCATAAAG ATTGTACACATGTTCTGGCTGACGATGCTGGTAAAGCTCATCGACCTAGCTGAGACAGTGACGTTCGTGCTCAGGAAAAAGTACAACCAGGTTTCTTTCTTGCACCTGTACCATCATATAACGACATTGCTGCTGGCGTGGATGTTCACGAAATACTACCCGATGAAGTTGTGCGCGTTCCCGGTTGCCCTGAACTGTGCTGTTCACGTGTTCATGTACACATATTATTTCTTCAGCAGCTTCGGCGACAGAACACCGAAAATTCTGAATTCGATTAAACCGCTGATCACGATAATGCAAATG GTGCAGTTTGTCTACATGATAACGCACGCCCTTGTGCCACTCGTGCGGGACTGTAATGTCAGTAGCATCCCATCGATCGTACAAATCACTAATATCTCAATCAACTTCGCACTGTTCTACAACTTCTATCGGAAGACCTATAAGACTCCGAAGAAGAAGGCGAATTAA
- the LOC117222473 gene encoding very long chain fatty acid elongase 1 isoform X1, whose protein sequence is MEIMELCRYYWYEHVDQRTMNLPLVTSPIIIPSTLLAYLVIVLKLGPKYMKNREPYSLKTFIRYYNVFQVFINAYIIMQLFSAGLFSEPTRFCYLPDYSFDPNPIKIVHTFWLTMLVKLIDLAETVTFVLRKKYNQVSFLHLYHHITTLLLAWMFTKYYPMKLCAFPMAVNCAVHVFMYTYYFFSSFGDKTPKILNSIKPLITIMQMVQFFFLILHACVAYLPSCEVNKYPSHIQIANLLVNSVLFYNFYQNSYKTPKKKAN, encoded by the exons ATGGAAATCATGGAGCTTTGCCGCTACTATTGGTACGAGCATGTTG ATCAGAGGACCATGAATCTGCCGTTGGTAACATCGCCCATAATCATTCCTTCGACTCTGTTGGCGTATCTAGTCATTGTTCTAAAATTGGGACCAAAGTACATGAAGAACAGGGAGCCGTATAGCTTGAAAACTTTCATCAGATACTACAACGTCTTCCAAGTTTTCATCAACGCGTACATAATTATGCAGTTGTTTAGCGCTGGTTTATTTTCCGAACCAACGAGATTCTGCTATTTACCGGACTATTCATTCGACCCTAATCCCATAAAG ATTGTACACACGTTCTGGCTGACGATGCTGGTAAAGCTCATCGACCTAGCTGAGACAGTGACGTTCGTGCTCAGGAAAAAGTACAACCAGGTTTCTTTCTTGCACCTGTACCATCATATAACGACATTGCTGCTGGCGTGGATGTTCACGAAATACTATCCGATGAAGTTGTGCGCGTTCCCGATGGCCGTGAACTGTGCTGTTCACGTGTTCATGTACACATATTATTTCTTCAGCAGCTTCGGCGACAAAACACCGAAAATTCTGAATTCGATTAAACCGCTGATCACGATAATGCAAATG GTGCAGTTCTTCTTCCTGATACTGCACGCCTGTGTGGCATACCTTCCGTCCTGTGAGGTGAACAAGTACCCATCGCACATACAAATCGCCAATCTCTTAGTTAATTCCGTACTTTTTTACAACTTCTACCAGAACAGTTATAAGACTCCGAAGAAGAAGGCGAATTAA
- the LOC117222473 gene encoding very long chain fatty acid elongase 1 isoform X2 has protein sequence MRESSQRDQRTMNLPLVTSPIIIPSTLLAYLVIVLKLGPKYMKNREPYSLKTFIRYYNVFQVFINAYIIMQLFSAGLFSEPTRFCYLPDYSFDPNPIKIVHTFWLTMLVKLIDLAETVTFVLRKKYNQVSFLHLYHHITTLLLAWMFTKYYPMKLCAFPMAVNCAVHVFMYTYYFFSSFGDKTPKILNSIKPLITIMQMVQFFFLILHACVAYLPSCEVNKYPSHIQIANLLVNSVLFYNFYQNSYKTPKKKAN, from the exons ATGAGGGAAAGTTCCCAACGCG ATCAGAGGACCATGAATCTGCCGTTGGTAACATCGCCCATAATCATTCCTTCGACTCTGTTGGCGTATCTAGTCATTGTTCTAAAATTGGGACCAAAGTACATGAAGAACAGGGAGCCGTATAGCTTGAAAACTTTCATCAGATACTACAACGTCTTCCAAGTTTTCATCAACGCGTACATAATTATGCAGTTGTTTAGCGCTGGTTTATTTTCCGAACCAACGAGATTCTGCTATTTACCGGACTATTCATTCGACCCTAATCCCATAAAG ATTGTACACACGTTCTGGCTGACGATGCTGGTAAAGCTCATCGACCTAGCTGAGACAGTGACGTTCGTGCTCAGGAAAAAGTACAACCAGGTTTCTTTCTTGCACCTGTACCATCATATAACGACATTGCTGCTGGCGTGGATGTTCACGAAATACTATCCGATGAAGTTGTGCGCGTTCCCGATGGCCGTGAACTGTGCTGTTCACGTGTTCATGTACACATATTATTTCTTCAGCAGCTTCGGCGACAAAACACCGAAAATTCTGAATTCGATTAAACCGCTGATCACGATAATGCAAATG GTGCAGTTCTTCTTCCTGATACTGCACGCCTGTGTGGCATACCTTCCGTCCTGTGAGGTGAACAAGTACCCATCGCACATACAAATCGCCAATCTCTTAGTTAATTCCGTACTTTTTTACAACTTCTACCAGAACAGTTATAAGACTCCGAAGAAGAAGGCGAATTAA